The genomic region CGTCCAGCCGGTGCGCCAGGTAGGCCGAGGGCTCGGTGCCGACCACTCCGGCGCCGAAGACCACCGCGACCGGCTCGGCCGGGACGTCCGCCACCGTGCGGATCCGGGAGCTGTCGGCGCAGAACAGCCAGGTGCTCGGGACCAGGGCCAGCGAGCAGAGCAGCAGTAGGCCCTGGAAGGCCCGCCGCTGACGGCGCCGCCCGCGCAGCACGCTGGTCACCCGCATGATCACTACCCCCTCCGTGGACCACCGTGGCCCATCACGAGGGCGGACGATACGCGCGGCTGCGGCGGTTCCGCCGACCGGGGGTCGGACCGCCGACCGGGACGGTCCGCTGACCGGGGGTCAGACCGCGCGGTTGCGCCGCTGGGCCAGCTCGTCGGCCGGATCGTGCCCGACCAGCGTCTCGCCGGTGTCGGTGCGCTCGGCGTGCAGCCGGCCGAGGGTGCCCTCGAGCTCCTGCCAGACCGCGCCGACCGCGATCCCGAAGACGCCCTGACCGCCCTTCAGCAGGTCGACCACCTGCTGCGGGGAGGTGCACTCGTAGACCGTCGCCCCGTCACTCATCAGGGTCAGTCCGGCCAGTTCGGAGAGCTCGCTGGACTGCAGATGGGTGACGGCCACTCGGATGTTCTGCAGCGAGACGCCGGCGTCCAGCAGTCGCTTGACGATCTTGAGGATCAGGATGTCCCGGAAGCTGTAGAGGCGGTGCGCTCCGGCCGGGTAGGCGGTCCGCACGCTCGGCTCCAGCAGGCCGGTGCGGGCCCAGTAGTCCAGCTGCCGGTAGGTGATGCCGGCCGC from Kitasatospora azatica KCTC 9699 harbors:
- a CDS encoding MerR family transcriptional regulator: MSSSGDEAAVGGPCTLHLPPGNRPRIGRAWEAPAIETVAELPRVGRFPAVQAGQPAIERIGPSSDLLGYRGPTACAAAGITYRQLDYWARTGLLEPSVRTAYPAGAHRLYSFRDILILKIVKRLLDAGVSLQNIRVAVTHLQSSELSELAGLTLMSDGATVYECTSPQQVVDLLKGGQGVFGIAVGAVWQELEGTLGRLHAERTDTGETLVGHDPADELAQRRNRAV